Genomic segment of Myxococcus stipitatus:
ACCCCGCAGGTCCCATCTCCGCTGGCTCGCCGCGTGGATACTCTATCGCGTGGGCCTGCTTCCCAATCAGGTGGGGGACTCGCCGCGCGAAGCCGCGCCCGATGGGATTCCTCTCGTCGACGCGATGCTTCTGGGGATCAGCATCCGAGAGGTCGCTGCCGCCGAACGGTAACCGTCCGGTCAGCGACGTGGCGTGAGCAGTTGAAGATGGACGAGGTCCGTGCCCGGCAGATGCCGCGACCGGAGGAGAGTTCAGGGCTGGGGCTGGAAGCGTGACTCGGGCGGACCGGTGGTCTGCTGACGCTTCCACTCGTGAGGCAACAGCTCCGCGATGCGCGAGTTCGGGTGCGTCTGGACGCGGAGCAGGACGTCAGCCAGGTACGCCTCGGGGTTGACGCCGTTGGCCTCGCAGGTAGCGACCAGCGCGTAGAGACCCGCGAGATTCTCGCCAGCGGTTTCGTGTCCGACGAAGAGGAAGTTCTTGCGGCCGAGTGCGGCCTTTCGCAACGCCGCCTCCGAGCGGTTGTTGTCCAAGGGCAGCCGCGGGTCCTCGACGAAGCGGGTGAGCGCCTCCCACTGCTTCGTCGCGTAGGAGAGAGCCTGCCCCAGCGGACTCTTCGGCGGGTGGCGCGGCGTCTGGACTTCGAGCCACGTGCGCAGACGCACGAGAACGCGAGTGCTGGACTCCTGGCGCAACGCGCGATGCGCCGCAGTGCCCACGAGGCCCGCGTCCCGCGCCTGGGCCTCCACCCGGTAGAGCTCCAGGATGAGGTCCATCGCCTCCCGGGCCTCAGGCGCGGTGGGCAGTGCCTCGAAGAAGCGACGGCGCAGGTGGGCCCAGCAGCCGACGCGCGTGCGGCCCTCCGGCAGTGTCACCGCGTTGTAGCCGGTGTACCCGTCCACCACGAGCGCGCCCGTGGTGCCGCCCAGCACGTCCTTGGGCGTCTTGCCCGCGCGGCCCAGGCTGAAGCGGTAGCCGATGAGCCACTCGCTCTGGGGCGTCTGGGTGAGAAACGTCCAGAGGTAGCCTCGGCGCGTCTTCTTCACGTCCAGCACGCGCAGCGGCGTCTCGTCAGCCCACACCACCTCGGCCGAGGCAATGCGCTGCAAGAGGTACGAGGACAGAGGCCGCACCGCCGAGGCCGACTGGTGGAAGAGGTCCGTCAGCGTGCTGCGGCTCATGGGGACTCCGCCCCGCTCCATCCGCTGTGCCAGGCGGTGCAGCGGCATGGCGTCCGCGCACTTGGAGACGACGACGTGTGCCAGGAGACCCGGGCCGTACTCGCCCTTGTCCACCACCTTGGGTGGCGCGGGCGCGGTGACGACACCTCGGCCGCAGGTGCACGCCAGCACTTCTTGCACGTGCACCTGCTTCTCGAAGAAGGCCGGCACGTGCTCGTACACCACCGTCCGGCGCCCCTCCCCCAGGGGATTGAGTTCCTCGCTGCCGCAGGCCGGGCAGTGCCTGTCTTCGGCGGGGACTTCGTGCCTGACTTCACGCTCCACCGCGGCGTCGGCCTTGCGGGCCGCTCGTGCGCGTCGCGTCCGGAGGGCCGCTGCCGCCCGGGCCCGCTCTTCCTCTGGGGAGTCTTGGCGGGCCTTCAGCTCCTGGGCCACGGGCGGCAGCTTCTCCGTCCTCTTGCCGAAGACGCGGCGCTCCAACGCCGCCATCTTCGCCTCCAGCGAAGTCATCCGCTCACGCAGCTCCTCGGCTTCCTCGCGCCAGGGGCAGAAGTGGTCTTGCGGCAGCTCTCGAGGCACCTCCAGCCCATACCGCGCTGCCGCTCCCCGCGCCCGCGCCGGGCCGTCAGGAGGCCGGGCGGCCGGGAGGTGCCCAGGCAGACGGGCGTCGGACTTCGGCCACGTCGATGCCGTCCAGCAACATCGCCAACTGCGTCGCGTCCAGCGCCACCGTCCGCGCCTCGGTCTCCACCTTGGGCAACCGGAAGCGCCCCGTCTCCAGTCTTTTGTACAGCAGCACGAATCCGCCACGACTCCACGCCAACACCTTGATGCGGTCCCCTCTGCGCGAGACGAAGGCGAAGAGGTGCCCGGAGTACACGTCCTCTCCCCACCCCGACTGCACCAGGGCCATCAACCCATCAATCGACTTGCGCATGTCCACTGGCTCCGTGGCCAACACCACGCGCACGGACGCAGGCAGGGTGAACACGCGCTCACCTGCCCAGCGCCGTGAGGAGCCGGGCCACGTACCCGACGTCGGTGCCTGGGGCGAACCTCACTCGCGCTCCGCCGGGCAGCACTATCTCGAGCATCGCCGCGCTCGCTTGCGTCGTGCTCGCCACCTCCACCGGCAACAGTCTCACAGCGGGGGCCTTCCTGCTCCGCTGACGTCGGCGCCGGTAAACCCACGACTGCAGCGTGCTAAGCCTCAACCCGCGCTGCGCGGAGAACTCCTTTTGCGTCAGGCCGCTCGCTTCAAACGCCTCGGCGACCTGGAACCACTCTTCACTCTCAACCAGCTTCGACATTCCGGCCAGGGTCCACCACCACCTCTACCCCTGCAATGCCTCGCGCCACGTCGCTCGCCGGACGGTTACGCCGAACGCGAATTCATATCGAATCGGACATGTGGTGAATGGCTGTGGCCGGGTCGCTGATGCGCCGAGCATCCCCTGTCCATAGATGCGTTTCCCGTACACGATGAGCTCCTTGTGGAGCCGTTCAATCCGGAGGGAGACCGGCACTGTTGGGACAGGTCTTCCGCGAGGCGCGTGCGCATGCGCGGCAATCAGTACGTCCGTGCCCGGTTTCGCCGCGAGAAGGTCGGAGTCGTAGCGCAAGCTCGACTGGCCAGGTTCGCCAAAGTACTCCGGTGCCAGCACCGGAGGGGGCTGCTCATCCGCCAGTGCAAGCCGCCCCGTGGGGGCAATGTTGAACGTTGCCTTGACCGCGACGAGCCACCAGTGGACTCCATCCTTGTCGCGGGTCCAGTTCCGCTCTGCCGCGTATGCCGTGCGATTCTTCAACCCCCACATGCACTCAACGCTAGGAAGTTCCACTCGCAACGGTCAAACGGTGTGATTGCACTTCCGGACACCAGGCCTCATGCGAGAGTTTCGATGATGTAGGCCCGAAGTCCTTCATCCAGCCAGGTGTGACCCCTGATTCCAGATGAAATGGGAGGCTTCTCTCCCTACTGGAATGGCAGCCACTGGTTGCTTGGATTTTCTTTCAGGGGCGATGGCCGCACTCGTTTGTCTGCCAGTTGAGGCACGCACGTGCGTCGCGGACACGGTGGCAAGGGGAGGGTTGTCTTTGACTCCGAGGTGGTGGCCCATGTCGTTCCGACGTTCATCACGAGGATGCTCCCGGCAAGGGCCTGGATTCAGGCCGACAGGAGGGTGGGAGGACTGTCCCCGCGTGTTTTTTCGCCAGGCCGTGCAACGGGAGGAAGTGGCCGGTGTCCCCTCGATGAAGGCCAGGCACTGGAGCCTCGCTTCACGAACGGAAGGACGGACGGACTTCATGAAGAACGGACTGAAGGGACTCGCCGTGTTGGCGTCACTGCTGGTGGGCACGAGCGCGCTGGCGGAGGAGCGCATCGAGCTCAAGGTGGGGGCGCACCATGTGCTCACCGTGAAGGGGCTGAACAAGGTGGCGCTGGGAGACCCTGAGACGGCGGAGGTGAAGACGCTGGGGGCGGGCAAGCTCGACATCGAGGGCAAGGCGGAGGGGACCACCCAGCTTCTGGTGTGGAGCGCGGGCGGCAAGCGGGAGGCGTACACGGTGGTGGTGACGAAGGACGGCGCGAAGCCCGCCGCCGCGACGAAATAGCCCCGTTCCCGAGGTGGCCCCGGGCGACCTGCGCGAGAATGCCTGGGACCTCATGCGCCTGGTGCCACCTCCTCCCTCCTGTCCCGATGAGAACGTGCTCGCGGCCTTCGCGAGCGGAGCGCTGTCCCCCTCGGACATCTCCGGCGTGGCCGCGCACCTGGATGCCTGCGAGGACTGCCGGGCCCTGGTCGCGGTGGTGGCGGCCGAGGACTCCCTCACCGACGTGAACACCCGCTCCCAGGTGTCCACGCCCTCCGGACACCTGACGCACGCGCTGCTTCGAGAGGGGACGCGGCTGGGCCCCTACGTCCTGCGAGAGCCGCTGGGCGTGGGGGGCATGGGCGTGGTGTACGCGGCGGAGGACCCGCGGCTCGCGCGCAGGGTGGCGGTGAAGCTGCTGCGCCCCATGCCTGAAAGCGGGGAGGCCGAGAGCCGCGCGCGCCTGTCCCGGGAAGCCCAGGCCATGGCGCGCCTGTCCCATCCCAATGTGTTGCCTGTCTTCGAGCTGGGCGCCTCGGAGGGCTGCGACTACCTGGTGATGGAGTGGGTGGAGGGCACGACGCTCGCGGGGTGGCTGCGTGAGCAGCCGCGCTCCTGGGAGGAGGTGCTGGAGAAGTTCCTCGCGGCGGGAGCGGGGCTGGCCGCGGCGCATCGCGAGGGACTGGTGCACCGCGACTTCAAGCCCTCCAACGTGCTCGTGGGCAAGGACGGCCGCGCCCGGGTGATGGACTTCGGCCTGGCCCGGAGATGGCGGAGCGCGGACTCGGAGGCACCCGCCGCGCCTTTCACTCCGCCGACGGACGACCTGGAGCAGACGGTCCTCACCCGCGAAGGCACCGCGCCGGGAACCCCCGCGTACATGTCCCCCGAGCAGCGCCAGGGCCTCGTCGTCGACGCGCGCAGCGACCAGTACAGCTTCTGCGTCGCGCTCTACGAAGCGCTGCACGGCGAGCGTCCCTCGGAGTCCCGCGCGCGGAGGTCCTCCAAGGTGCCGCGACACCTCCAGGCCGCGCTGGCCCGAGGCCTCGCGAGTGAGCCCTCCGCGCGCCATCCCTCGATGGAGGCCCTGCTCCAGGCGCTCGAGTCCCCTTCGACAGCGAAGTCGCGGCGTCTGGAGTGGGGGGCGGTGGCGCTGGGCGTATTCCTGGGGCTCGCCGTCTGGAAGTGGCGAGGGGGCGAGCCGGTGCCCGTGGCGGCGTCGGAGACCTCCGCTTTCCGCCAGGAGGTGGAGGCCGCGAGGAAGGTGGGCGGCAACATCTTCTTCCCGCTGGTGAT
This window contains:
- the tnpC gene encoding IS66 family transposase; amino-acid sequence: MTSLEAKMAALERRVFGKRTEKLPPVAQELKARQDSPEEERARAAAALRTRRARAARKADAAVEREVRHEVPAEDRHCPACGSEELNPLGEGRRTVVYEHVPAFFEKQVHVQEVLACTCGRGVVTAPAPPKVVDKGEYGPGLLAHVVVSKCADAMPLHRLAQRMERGGVPMSRSTLTDLFHQSASAVRPLSSYLLQRIASAEVVWADETPLRVLDVKKTRRGYLWTFLTQTPQSEWLIGYRFSLGRAGKTPKDVLGGTTGALVVDGYTGYNAVTLPEGRTRVGCWAHLRRRFFEALPTAPEAREAMDLILELYRVEAQARDAGLVGTAAHRALRQESSTRVLVRLRTWLEVQTPRHPPKSPLGQALSYATKQWEALTRFVEDPRLPLDNNRSEAALRKAALGRKNFLFVGHETAGENLAGLYALVATCEANGVNPEAYLADVLLRVQTHPNSRIAELLPHEWKRQQTTGPPESRFQPQP
- the tnpB gene encoding IS66 family insertion sequence element accessory protein TnpB (TnpB, as the term is used for proteins encoded by IS66 family insertion elements, is considered an accessory protein, since TnpC, encoded by a neighboring gene, is a DDE family transposase.); translated protein: MFTLPASVRVVLATEPVDMRKSIDGLMALVQSGWGEDVYSGHLFAFVSRRGDRIKVLAWSRGGFVLLYKRLETGRFRLPKVETEARTVALDATQLAMLLDGIDVAEVRRPSAWAPPGRPAS
- the tnpA gene encoding IS66 family insertion sequence element accessory protein TnpA, with the protein product MSKLVESEEWFQVAEAFEASGLTQKEFSAQRGLRLSTLQSWVYRRRRQRSRKAPAVRLLPVEVASTTQASAAMLEIVLPGGARVRFAPGTDVGYVARLLTALGR
- a CDS encoding DUF2169 domain-containing protein, translating into MWGLKNRTAYAAERNWTRDKDGVHWWLVAVKATFNIAPTGRLALADEQPPPVLAPEYFGEPGQSSLRYDSDLLAAKPGTDVLIAAHAHAPRGRPVPTVPVSLRIERLHKELIVYGKRIYGQGMLGASATRPQPFTTCPIRYEFAFGVTVRRATWREALQG
- a CDS encoding pilus assembly protein N-terminal domain-containing protein, with the protein product MKNGLKGLAVLASLLVGTSALAEERIELKVGAHHVLTVKGLNKVALGDPETAEVKTLGAGKLDIEGKAEGTTQLLVWSAGGKREAYTVVVTKDGAKPAAATK
- a CDS encoding protein kinase domain-containing protein → MRLVPPPPSCPDENVLAAFASGALSPSDISGVAAHLDACEDCRALVAVVAAEDSLTDVNTRSQVSTPSGHLTHALLREGTRLGPYVLREPLGVGGMGVVYAAEDPRLARRVAVKLLRPMPESGEAESRARLSREAQAMARLSHPNVLPVFELGASEGCDYLVMEWVEGTTLAGWLREQPRSWEEVLEKFLAAGAGLAAAHREGLVHRDFKPSNVLVGKDGRARVMDFGLARRWRSADSEAPAAPFTPPTDDLEQTVLTREGTAPGTPAYMSPEQRQGLVVDARSDQYSFCVALYEALHGERPSESRARRSSKVPRHLQAALARGLASEPSARHPSMEALLQALESPSTAKSRRLEWGAVALGVFLGLAVWKWRGGEPVPVAASETSAFRQEVEAARKVGGNIFFPLVMGEPRTLELPRLSRIAIGQQGLVHIQPVQNGLLLTPLESGASHLLVWTRQGERRLYTVSVSGK